CATTCAAAGCTTtttaattcaaatgtatttccgcAGCTAAACTCGGGTCGCAGTGAAAGGGATCCCCTCAAGTGGCTGATCACAGTATTGCACTTTTCGGTTCAGAAGTGGGAACCATTGAAATGCAAGTCGTTTCAGTACGACGCATTAAACCCGAACACGAGTGCTCGACCTTCCAGTTCCCACCCTCACGGTCCTTTTTGCTGGGGCATCATATTCATTTAATTACACCGACTTTTATAATTGGGTTCTTCTACTTTTGCTAATCGCTAAAGGCCTACATGGCCTTATTGACCATGTGGGCGTCAAAGGCTGTTATTTCCAGGTAAATCCGCATACAGTAGCTTGTTTTATTTGATGTTTCGTGCATGTTTGACAGTGTTTCGTGCATGCTACAGACAGAATGTTTAAAAACCCGTACTTCAATGAAGTGACTGTCCGCTCCTGAGTCATACTTAAATGAAAGGAACTAAGATAATTATATTTCCACCTTGATGTCCGCAGGTGTCTGTTGCAGCTCCGACATATGTCACCGGCCGTGTCGCTTCACACCAGCCCTGTCCAAAGCGACTCCAACCGGACATCGGTCGTGCGCATCGGTAGACAGAAATACGAGAGGCTGTACCCGGTTCTCCTCGTGCAACCGGACGGCTCAACGATTAACATTAGATACCGCGAGCCTAGACGGATTCTCATGGTGAGCATAGTACAGGGAGTGACATTAAGACAGCAGTGTGTTTGAACTGGTCAGCGTGTTGATAGGAGACAGCAGGTGGGCAAGCGTCTGGTCAGACACCTCCTGCATTGAGAgagagtagacagacagacctatatgtgtcagtatgtgatcaattgacagactgacagacaggtatACAGGCAGATTCTAAATATGTGCCAGCGTGATGTCATATATGTGAGCcagggtgtgtgatgtgttctCAGATGCCGGTGGACCTGTCGACGctgtcagaggaggagaggaaggcacGCATGAAGAAGAGAGACCCCAAGAGGGGCGCGGCCAAGCGGAAGGAGGCGTGGTTTGACGACGACTTCAAAGCGGACGACTACAGCCAGTTCTGGAAGAAGAAATGACCTGGCACACACGCGGAGACTGATGTCGAAACGGGACTGATACGCAGCTACGCCTGCCCCTTCTGTGCGTTCACATGTATTGTGCTCTGGAAAGCTTTTGTTATTAAatggatgatgatgattgtgGTGCTTGTGTATATGTTACTGAGTGGTTCTCCAAAGTGTAGCTCCTAATTACAGGTTGTATTGGGTCTTTCATGTAAGACCTGGGATTCTccatgaagggggaggagggagaggggtggaatgaagaaagagggcgagagaagggtggaatggagagaaagagagggaggaggaaggagacagatGGAATGTAGATAAAGGGAGGGAACGGaggcagggtcagaggtcaggggtcaggaaggCTGTGCTGCCCGGCTTCCCAGCAGCCCCTAAAGGAGGAACTTCCTGTTGATATGTGACCTATAACGCCCGCTCTGATAAAACCAGGAATGATTAACAAGCATCCTGAATGCCTCAAAGTTCATTCCCTGTGGCGTTTCTGTGTGAACATGAGCGCTTCTACGACCAGCCCCTCCGGGACCTccaaccctccagcccccagcaggATCACCACCCTGCAGCCCGCAGACATCGCTGTGGTGGTGGTCTACTTGCTGCTCGTCATGGCCGTGGGGATATGGGTGAGTgtggggagagggtgtg
The window above is part of the Hypomesus transpacificus isolate Combined female unplaced genomic scaffold, fHypTra1 scaffold_415, whole genome shotgun sequence genome. Proteins encoded here:
- the mrpl55 gene encoding 39S ribosomal protein L55, mitochondrial — its product is MALLTMWASKAVISRCLLQLRHMSPAVSLHTSPVQSDSNRTSVVRIGRQKYERLYPVLLVQPDGSTINIRYREPRRILMMPVDLSTLSEEERKARMKKRDPKRGAAKRKEAWFDDDFKADDYSQFWKKK